One Candidatus Methylomirabilota bacterium genomic window carries:
- a CDS encoding adenylate/guanylate cyclase domain-containing protein, producing MTVGSWRNLATSKLGAAGLVVILAGGGVLGLRSAGLLESSELAAYDWFIRLRPSDRAPDTRILLVTVTEADLQAQGGWPLSDRVLAQAVETLSRHQPQAIGLDIYRDVAVPPGRDRLDAVLTRDPRVIVVMKFGDGSSAGVPPPAALKGTDQVGFNDILVDPGGTVRRGLLFLDDGTTAAYSFALRLALLYLGAEGVTAQADEADPRQLRLGRTTIRPLESSDGAYVRADSRGYQFLLDFRGGTESFPAVSLTSLLSGTVGHDAVRNKIVLIGVTAESVKDLFYTPYSRGLQEQQHVAGVAIHAYVVSQLLRVGLGGARPTATPRGWQDAAWILLWSAAGGVIGLRVRSPWRFSLAAGGALLGLGVFDFLAFVTGWWLPLVPPAIGGLASAAVVTAYVSYQETVQRAVLMQLFSRHVSKEVAATIWQQREQFLDGRRPRSQGLTATALFTDLTGFTTVSEKLSPEALMEWLNEYMDVMAQQVSRHGGVIRQYAGDSIVVIFGVPIPRRSDAEIRQDAVSAVNCALAMEGTLIELNRRWRAADKAMTGMRIGIFTGPVVAGTLGSAERSEYVVVGDTVNTASRLESFDKDLFPPDPEHSPCRILIGETTLSHVSDEFETERVGDVSLKGKAHKVGVYRVIGRAQTQSRPISQGGPA from the coding sequence TTGACCGTCGGGTCCTGGCGTAACCTCGCGACGTCCAAACTCGGCGCGGCCGGGCTCGTCGTCATTCTGGCCGGTGGTGGCGTGCTCGGTCTCCGCAGCGCCGGGCTCCTGGAGTCCAGCGAGCTCGCCGCCTACGACTGGTTCATCCGCTTGCGGCCGTCCGATCGGGCGCCGGACACGCGGATCTTGTTAGTGACGGTCACCGAGGCTGATCTGCAGGCGCAGGGAGGCTGGCCTCTGTCCGATCGGGTGCTGGCCCAGGCCGTGGAGACTCTGTCCCGGCACCAGCCGCAGGCCATCGGCCTCGACATCTATCGCGACGTTGCGGTGCCGCCGGGGCGAGACCGACTGGACGCCGTGCTGACCCGCGATCCTCGCGTCATCGTGGTCATGAAGTTCGGAGACGGATCGTCGGCTGGCGTCCCGCCGCCCGCGGCGCTCAAGGGCACGGACCAGGTCGGCTTCAACGACATCCTCGTCGATCCCGGCGGCACCGTGCGCCGGGGCCTGCTGTTCCTGGACGACGGCACGACGGCGGCCTACTCGTTCGCCCTGCGACTGGCGCTGTTGTATCTGGGGGCCGAGGGCGTCACCGCCCAAGCCGACGAGGCGGATCCCCGGCAGCTCCGGCTCGGCCGGACCACCATACGGCCGCTCGAATCGAGCGATGGCGCCTACGTCCGCGCCGACTCCCGCGGGTATCAATTCCTTCTGGACTTCCGGGGCGGGACCGAATCGTTTCCCGCGGTCTCCTTGACCAGCCTCTTGTCCGGGACCGTCGGCCATGATGCGGTCCGAAACAAGATCGTGCTGATCGGCGTCACCGCCGAGAGCGTCAAGGACCTCTTCTACACTCCGTACAGTCGCGGGCTCCAGGAGCAGCAGCACGTGGCCGGCGTCGCCATCCACGCCTACGTCGTCAGTCAATTGCTCCGGGTCGGTCTCGGAGGCGCGCGACCGACAGCCACGCCGAGGGGATGGCAGGACGCCGCCTGGATCCTGCTGTGGAGCGCGGCGGGGGGGGTGATCGGTCTGCGAGTGCGATCGCCCTGGCGGTTCTCGCTCGCCGCAGGCGGCGCCCTGCTGGGCCTCGGCGTCTTCGACTTCCTGGCCTTCGTGACCGGATGGTGGCTGCCGCTCGTGCCTCCCGCGATCGGGGGGCTGGCCTCGGCGGCGGTGGTGACCGCCTACGTGTCGTACCAGGAGACGGTGCAGCGCGCCGTGCTGATGCAGCTCTTTTCGCGTCACGTCTCGAAAGAGGTGGCCGCGACGATCTGGCAGCAACGGGAGCAGTTTCTCGACGGCCGGCGGCCGCGCTCCCAGGGGCTAACCGCGACCGCCTTGTTCACCGACCTGACGGGGTTCACGACGGTCTCGGAGAAGCTCTCCCCCGAGGCGCTCATGGAGTGGTTGAACGAGTACATGGACGTCATGGCCCAGCAGGTGAGTCGTCACGGGGGCGTCATCCGGCAGTATGCCGGAGACTCCATCGTGGTCATCTTCGGCGTCCCCATTCCCCGCCGGAGCGACGCCGAGATCCGCCAGGACGCCGTAAGTGCCGTGAATTGCGCCCTGGCCATGGAAGGCACGCTGATCGAGCTCAACCGCCGCTGGAGGGCGGCGGACAAGGCGATGACCGGCATGCGGATCGGGATCTTCACCGGCCCTGTGGTCGCGGGCACCCTCGGCAGCGCCGAGCGGTCCGAGTACGTCGTGGTCGGGGACACCGTCAACACCGCCTCGAGGCTGGAGAGCTTCGACAAGGACCTGTTTCCACCCGATCCGGAACACAGCCCCTGCCGGATCCTCATCGGCGAGACGACGCTGAGCCACGTGAGCGACGAGTTCGAGACGGAACGGGTGGGGGACGTGAGTTTGAAGGGCAAAGCGCATAAAGTCGGGGTGTATCGGGTGATCGGTCGGGCCCAAACGCAGTCCAGGCCGATCAGTCAGGGGGGACCGGCATGA
- a CDS encoding CHAT domain-containing protein: MTRKPLHALVCSCLVVLALSFAPPAGAADAVPPDKHLEQGLKALERGAFDDAVVSLSEAARLYERSRQPTAQVAALMPLARAYAALGQYRQAIKTLEAALELTKKSGGRGRMAAVLADLGNAHIAIGSWPAAEGYLTNSLSLARRLGDSALAAAILNDLGNLSAMNKKYPEAIAAYRESIVLAKRAGHRPLTARALTNAAGALRVNGEPQEAETSLDAAFDLLRQLDPSHDTAFGLTTVGLAYRDLRPALPSSSARLSLRGSDALNQAAAVAETLGDRRTASYAWGYLGGLYEDEGRYAEALQLTRKAIFAAQQVNAPESLYRWQWQAGRLLKKLGTVDDALAAYRRAVLTLQSIRPELSATYGGLQTSFRESVGPVYFELVDLLLQRAASLPNRDQVGAYLVEAREAVELLKAAELRDYFRDDCVDTLLSKTTSLDVVSRTAVVVYPILLPDRTELLVSLPTGLKRFSVPVGAAALTREVRELRRKLEKRTTREYLPHAQRLYEWLVRPLEADLTSLRIDTLVFVPDGPLRTIPVGALHDGKQFLVEKYALAITPGLSLTDPRPINRQGLKVLAVGVTEPVQGFPPLPNVSVELDALRSLFGSTNLLNQDFVVSRLEKELKDERFTIVHVASHGHFGGDVRDTFLLAFDDKLTIDRLDQLVGVFKFRDDPLDLLTLSACDTAAGDDRAALGLAGVAVKAGARSAVATLWDINDRVSADLVAEFYRELGNPSISRASALRRAQMKILADPRYEHPGFWSPFLLINNWL; encoded by the coding sequence ATGACGCGCAAGCCGCTGCATGCCCTCGTATGCTCCTGCCTGGTCGTCCTGGCTCTCTCGTTCGCGCCCCCGGCCGGGGCCGCCGACGCCGTCCCTCCGGACAAGCATCTCGAGCAGGGCCTGAAGGCCCTGGAGCGCGGCGCGTTCGACGACGCGGTGGTGAGCCTGAGCGAAGCGGCCCGCCTCTATGAGCGGTCGCGCCAGCCCACCGCCCAGGTGGCGGCGCTGATGCCTCTGGCCCGGGCCTACGCGGCCCTCGGCCAGTACCGGCAGGCGATCAAAACCCTCGAAGCGGCTCTGGAGTTGACGAAGAAGTCGGGCGGGCGAGGGCGGATGGCGGCCGTCCTGGCGGACCTGGGTAACGCCCACATCGCCATCGGCTCCTGGCCGGCGGCCGAGGGCTATCTGACCAACAGCCTGAGCCTGGCGAGGAGACTCGGGGACTCCGCGCTCGCCGCCGCCATCCTGAATGACCTGGGAAACCTGTCCGCGATGAACAAGAAGTACCCCGAGGCCATCGCGGCCTACCGGGAGAGTATCGTCCTGGCGAAGCGCGCCGGCCATCGCCCACTGACCGCCCGGGCCCTGACGAACGCGGCCGGGGCCTTGCGGGTGAACGGGGAGCCCCAGGAAGCCGAGACCTCCCTCGACGCGGCCTTCGATCTTCTCCGGCAGCTGGACCCGTCCCACGACACGGCCTTCGGGTTGACCACCGTCGGCCTGGCCTATCGCGATCTGCGGCCCGCGCTGCCGAGCTCGAGCGCTCGCCTCTCGTTGCGGGGGTCGGACGCGCTCAATCAAGCGGCCGCCGTGGCCGAGACGCTGGGCGATCGCCGGACGGCGTCGTACGCCTGGGGCTATCTGGGCGGGCTCTACGAGGACGAAGGCCGATATGCGGAAGCCTTGCAGCTGACGCGCAAGGCGATTTTCGCGGCCCAGCAGGTGAACGCGCCGGAATCGCTCTACCGGTGGCAATGGCAGGCCGGGCGTTTACTGAAGAAGCTGGGAACCGTCGATGACGCGCTGGCGGCCTACCGGCGCGCCGTCCTCACTCTCCAGTCGATCCGCCCCGAGCTGTCCGCCACGTACGGGGGGCTGCAGACCTCGTTCCGGGAGTCCGTGGGCCCCGTGTACTTCGAGCTGGTGGATCTCCTGCTGCAGCGGGCGGCCTCGCTGCCGAATCGTGACCAGGTCGGGGCGTACCTGGTGGAGGCGCGGGAGGCCGTCGAGCTGCTCAAGGCAGCCGAGCTCCGGGATTACTTCCGGGACGATTGCGTCGATACCCTGCTGTCGAAGACCACCAGCCTCGACGTCGTGTCCCGGACGGCGGTCGTCGTCTATCCCATCCTCCTGCCGGATCGAACGGAGCTGCTGGTCAGCCTCCCCACCGGGTTGAAGCGATTCTCGGTGCCGGTGGGCGCGGCCGCCCTGACGCGCGAGGTGCGAGAGCTCCGCCGCAAGCTCGAGAAGCGGACGACCAGGGAATACCTGCCTCACGCGCAGCGCCTCTACGAGTGGTTGGTACGGCCGCTGGAGGCGGACCTGACCTCTCTCAGGATCGATACGCTGGTCTTCGTCCCCGACGGCCCGCTCCGGACGATTCCCGTCGGCGCCCTGCACGACGGCAAGCAGTTTCTGGTGGAGAAGTACGCGCTGGCCATCACGCCCGGCCTCAGCCTGACCGATCCACGGCCGATCAATCGGCAAGGCCTGAAGGTGCTGGCCGTCGGCGTGACCGAGCCCGTGCAAGGATTTCCGCCGTTGCCCAACGTCTCGGTCGAGCTCGACGCCCTCCGGAGTCTCTTCGGAAGCACGAACCTCCTCAACCAGGATTTTGTCGTCTCCAGGCTGGAAAAGGAGCTGAAGGACGAGCGATTCACGATCGTTCACGTCGCCTCTCACGGGCACTTCGGAGGCGACGTGAGGGACACCTTCCTCCTCGCCTTCGACGACAAGCTGACGATCGACCGTCTGGACCAGCTGGTGGGGGTCTTCAAGTTCCGCGACGATCCTCTGGATCTGCTGACCCTGAGCGCGTGCGATACCGCCGCCGGCGACGATCGGGCCGCCCTGGGCCTGGCCGGCGTGGCCGTCAAGGCGGGGGCCCGGAGCGCGGTGGCGACGCTGTGGGACATCAATGACCGCGTGTCGGCGGATCTGGTGGCGGAGTTTTACCGGGAGCTCGGGAATCCCTCGATCTCGCGGGCCAGCGCGCTCCGGCGCGCCCAGATGAAGATCCTCGCCGACCCCCGGTACGAGCATCCGGGCTTCTGGTCGCCGTTCCTCTTGATCAACAACTGGCTGTAG
- a CDS encoding response regulator, producing MRIRFWGTRGSMPKPGPTTLRYGGNTSCVEVRPDDGTLIVLDCGTGAHELGQALVASGERPLRGHLLITHTHWDHIQGFPFFAPLFVPDAEWDVYAPKGLSQRLAQTLAGQMEYAYFPITLEQLGATVRYHDLAEGAFNIGAVRIGTHYLNHPGLASGYRLEVGGVAVVYATDHEPHSPHHPSAGKRRGAGKRGARKPSPVHHEDQRHIRFLAGADLVIHDAQYTLAEYPQKLAWGHTPAELAVDFALAAGVKRLALFHHDPLRSDEALDDLVEACRQRVAAARSRLVVFAAAEGHVVELPERLAPGRAKVLKPAALTESASARSRVPTILIVDDDPDVVDMLTLALEPEGFRLLSASSGDAALALARAERPDLIILDWRIPERDGLEVCRILRAEPDPQLRDVPVLLVTGRAEPEDTAAGFAAGVDDYLTKPLKMAHLRSRVHAWLLRRHH from the coding sequence ATGCGTATTCGCTTCTGGGGTACGCGGGGCTCGATGCCGAAGCCGGGGCCGACCACGCTCCGGTATGGCGGCAACACGTCCTGTGTCGAGGTGCGGCCGGACGATGGCACGCTCATCGTGCTGGACTGCGGTACCGGTGCCCACGAGTTGGGGCAAGCGCTGGTGGCGTCCGGGGAGCGCCCCTTGCGAGGCCACCTCCTCATCACCCATACGCACTGGGACCACATCCAGGGATTCCCGTTCTTTGCTCCGCTGTTCGTCCCGGATGCCGAATGGGATGTCTACGCTCCGAAGGGGCTCAGCCAACGGCTGGCGCAGACGCTCGCCGGCCAGATGGAGTACGCGTACTTTCCCATCACGCTCGAGCAGCTGGGAGCCACTGTTCGCTATCACGACCTGGCGGAGGGCGCCTTCAATATTGGGGCTGTTCGCATCGGGACCCACTACCTGAACCATCCAGGACTCGCCTCGGGCTATCGCCTGGAGGTCGGGGGGGTAGCGGTCGTGTACGCCACTGACCACGAGCCACACTCGCCTCACCATCCGAGCGCCGGCAAACGGCGGGGCGCCGGCAAACGGGGCGCCCGGAAGCCGTCACCGGTCCATCACGAGGACCAGCGGCATATCCGGTTTCTTGCCGGCGCCGACCTCGTGATCCATGATGCGCAGTACACCCTGGCCGAATATCCCCAGAAGCTCGCGTGGGGGCACACCCCGGCCGAGCTGGCCGTCGACTTCGCCCTCGCGGCGGGGGTCAAACGTTTGGCGCTGTTCCACCATGATCCCTTGCGAAGCGACGAAGCGCTGGACGACCTCGTGGAGGCCTGTCGTCAACGGGTCGCCGCCGCCCGGAGCCGCCTCGTCGTGTTCGCGGCTGCCGAGGGACACGTGGTGGAGCTGCCGGAGCGTCTCGCGCCGGGGAGGGCGAAGGTGCTGAAGCCGGCCGCGCTGACCGAGTCCGCCAGCGCTCGGTCTCGTGTGCCCACCATCCTGATCGTCGACGACGACCCCGATGTCGTCGACATGCTGACCCTCGCGCTGGAGCCCGAAGGGTTTCGCCTCCTGTCAGCGAGCAGCGGCGATGCGGCCCTCGCGTTGGCCCGGGCCGAGCGGCCCGATCTGATCATCCTGGACTGGCGGATCCCCGAGCGCGACGGCCTGGAGGTCTGCCGCATCCTGCGTGCCGAGCCGGATCCCCAGCTTCGTGATGTCCCGGTGCTGCTCGTCACTGGACGAGCGGAGCCCGAGGACACGGCGGCGGGGTTCGCGGCTGGCGTGGACGACTACCTGACCAAACCCCTCAAGATGGCCCACCTCCGTTCGCGCGTGCACGCGTGGCTGTTGCGCCGGCACCACTGA